In the genome of Chrysemys picta bellii isolate R12L10 chromosome 17, ASM1138683v2, whole genome shotgun sequence, one region contains:
- the ODAD1 gene encoding outer dynein arm-docking complex subunit 1 isoform X1 — MPLHRSASSTRSEGSDLDLEGIAESELAKLQRQFRLLEGDRHAYTLQSQETIRKQLADLQRLEKERKGLLWDLRVAEGRANRQREQEQAGSLRTLLRNQDQVEEQAAAERRTVTQLDQEIRSWEKRLAGLAKQAGSAGVSQRHKAQGQRRVRTLENQLDKASARFNSQLALNASLREELETLRIERGRFEHLYRRLERELQETRKAIGAVIDSSSSAFDARDEAQTKLGQLREKAEKDLAQHGAEMKELQRVLDHDRRLRHFLDVKVQERTFTQEALEAKRRREQEEAEGKHRDPREELLESYEAAFKQIQQMTGEDDLDVLVEKFIAVEDRNFAQFNYVNEQNNELERLGERIAQVRREIQAARVQDEQEQQEQRAQTQALEMQQEAVVQEAQQLLSKEKVARKTLEQLKEGIRSLFRKLDCQCSALDEALGGSAVVRDGNIPVFLGLLEQRAHELLAMRSYLASKNYDLPYDPEETARLLLGQMAGYAPTAYPLRPPTAGEEYEAGSEEEERPLTHSELRDRILREVLSKEETPSPKKTQFTEPGGLRAAGGARRPMEA; from the exons atgccGCTGCACCGATCTGCCTCGAGTACCCGCTCGGAGGGCAGCGACCTGGACCTGGAGGGCATCG ctgagagCGAGCTGGCCAAGCTGCAGCGCCAGTTCCGGCTGCTAGAGGGTGACCGCCATGCCTACACCCTGCAGTCCCAGGAGACCATCCGCAAGCAGCT GGCCGACCTGCAGCGGCTAGAGAAGGAGCGGAAGGGGCTGCTGTGGGACCTGCGGGTGGCGGAGGGCCGTGCCAACAGGCagcgggagcaggagcaggccggCAGCCTACGCACCCTGCTGCGGAACCAGGACCAGGTGGAGGAGCAGGCGGCTGCCGAGAGGAGGACGGTGACCCAGCTAGACCAGGAG ATCCGGAGCTGGGAGAAGCGGCTGGCAGGGCTGGCGAAGCAGGCGGGCAGTGCAGGAGTCAGCCAGCGGCACAAGGCCCAGGGCCAGAGGAGGGTGCGCACCCTGGAGAACCAGCTGGATAAG GCATCAGCCCGGTTCAACTCCCAGCTGGCGCTGAACGCCAGCCTGCGCGAGGAGCTGGAGACCCTGCGCATCGAACGTGGGCGCTTCGAACACCTTTAccgcaggctggagagg gagctgcaggagacgCGGAAAGCCATTGGAGCCGTGATCGACTCCTCCTCCTCGGCCTTTGATGCTAG GGATGAGGCCCAGACCAAGCTGGGGCAGCTGAGGGAGAAGGCGGAGAAGGACTTGGCCCAGCATGGGGCCGAGATGAAGGAGCTGCagcgggtcctggaccacgaccGGCGCTTACGCCACTTCCTGGATGTCAAGGTGCAGGAGCGGACGTTCACCCAGGAGGCGCTGGAGGCCAAGCGCAGGAGAG AGCAAGAGGAGGCCGAGGGGAAGCACCGGGACCCCAGGGAGGAGCTGCTGGAGTCCTATGAAGCTGCCTTCAAGCAGATCCAACAGATGACAGGGGAGGACGACCTGGATGTGCTGGTGGAGAAATTCATAGCAG ttgAGGACCGGAATTTCGCCCAGTTCAACTACGTCAACGAGCAGAACAACGAGCTGGAGCGACTGGGGGAGCGGATCGCCCAG GTGCGCCGGGAGATCCAGGCGGCGCGGGTCCAGGacgagcaggagcagcaggagcagcgGGCGCAGACCCAGGCGCTGGAGATGCAGCAGGAGGCTGTCGTGCAGGAGGCCCAGCAGCTGCTGAGCAAAGAGAAGGTGGCCAGGAAAACCCTGGAACAGCTCAAAGAGG GGATCAGGTCGCTGTTCAGGAAGCTGGACTGTCAGTGCTCGGCGCTGGACGAGGCACTGGGGGGCTCGGCCGTGGTGCGGGATGGGAACATCCCCGTGTTCCTGGGTCTCCTGGAGCAGCGGGCCCACGAGCTGTTGGCCATGCGCTCCTACCTGGCCTCCAAG AACTACGATCTGCCCTACGACCCCGAAGAGACGGCTCGACTGCTCCTGGGGCAGATGGCAGGTTACGCCCCCACAGCGTACCCCCTGCGGCCCCCCACTGCTGG GGAGGAATATGAAGCTGGGAGTGAGGAAGAGGAGCGACCCCTCACCCACAGTGAACTGAGAGACCGCATCCTCCGGGAG GTGCTGAGCAAGGAGGAGACACCGTCCCCCAAGAAGACCCAGTTCACCGAGCCGGGGGGGCTGCGGGCGGCTGGGGGGGCCCGGCGGCCCATGGAGGCCTGA
- the EMP3 gene encoding epithelial membrane protein 3 isoform X1, whose product MGGGRGVRDSGRDGAGVGGGLGTSRLRVSLPPWIGTGNTHHELPPLCHLGPARLHPRAALRRHSGQEWLHAVQALMVLAMLFSSFAFVLFMYQLYTMERGGLFYATGVCQLLACISVFTAALIYTIHVGKFHLDRQPGGSFGYCFVLAWLAFPLALLSGVMYIHLRKRE is encoded by the exons atggggggggggaggggagtcagaGATTCGGGGCGGGACGGtgccggggtgggaggggggctgggaactTCCCGCCTCAGAGTTAGTCTTCCCCCTTGGATTGGAACCGGGAA cactcaccatgAGCTTCCTCCTCTTTGCCATCTCGGCCCTGCACGTCTTCATCCTCGTGCTGCTCTTCGTCGCCACTCTGGACAAG AGTGGCTCCATGCCGTCCAAGCCCTCATGGTCCTGGCTATGCTCTTCTCCAGCTTTGCCTTCGTCCTCTTCATGTACCAGCTCTACACCATGGAGCGCGGAGGGCTCTTCTATGCCACCGGCGTCTGCCAGCTCTTGGCCT GTATCTCGGTGTTCACAGCCGCCTTGATCTACACCATCCACGTGGGCAAATTTCACCTGGACCGGCAGCCGGGTGGCTCCTTCGGCTACTGCTTCGTGCTGGCCTGGCTGGCCTTCCCCCTGGCGCTGCTCAGCGGCGTCATGTACATCCACCTCCGCAAGAGGGAGTGA
- the MYADM gene encoding myeloid-associated differentiation marker, translated as MPIQRVKSVGNTQALTSQVGIVRLLEALFACVTFSLVVHQGGWNGRNGDWCMFCWCFCFAMTLLVLLVEFVGLQHRIPVSWKNFPITFAMYATLMCLSASVIYPVTHIQHNAAYGKTKDYRIAATVFSCLTCLAYSVEVTMTRAKPGEVTGYMASVPGLLKVVETFVACIIFVFISEPVSYEQHEGLKWCLAVYCICFILSLVVIVLCIGECTGWLPCAFNKFLSGYTLLAVLMYATATVIWPIYKFNRNQGGVPNRPPGCSSHSNRFCDWDKLVAVAVLTAINLLVYLADLVYSARLIFIQA; from the coding sequence ATGCCGATCCAGCGCGTCAAGTCCGTGGGCAACACACAGGCCCTGACCTCGCAAGTGGGCATTGTCCGCCTGCTGGAGGCGCTTTTCGCCTGCGTCACCTTCAGCCTGGTGGTGCACCAGGGGGGCTGGAATGGCCGTAACGGTGACTGGTGCATGTTCTGCTGGTGCTTCTGCTTTGCCATGacgctgctggtgctgctggtggAGTTCGTCGGGCTCCAGCACCGCATACCCGTCTCCTGGAAGAACTTCCCCATCACCTTCGCCATGTACGCCACCCTCATGTGCCTCTCGGCCTCCGTCATCTACCCGGTCACCCACATCCAGCACAACGCCGCCTATGGCAAAACCAAGGACTACCGCATCGCTGCCACCGTCTTCTCCTGCCTCACCTGCCTGGCCTACTCGGTGGAGGTGACCATGACCCGGGCCAAGCCGGGCGAGGTGACGGGCTACATGGCCTCCGTGCCCGGGCTGCTGAAGGTGGTAGAGACCTTCGTGGCCTGCATCATCTTCGTCTTCATCAGCGAGCCGGTCTCCTACGAGCAACACGAGGGGCTGAAGTGGTGCCTGGCCGTCTACTGCATCTGCTTCATCCTCTCGCTGGTGGTCATTGTGCTGTGCATCGGGGAGTGCaccggctggctgccctgtgccTTCAATAAGTTCCTAAGTGGCTACACGCTGCTGGCTGTGCTCATGTATGCCACGGCCACCGTCATCTGGCCCATCTACAAGTTCAACAGGAATCAGGGTGGCGTGCCGAACCGGCCCCCCGGGTGCAGCAGCCACAGCAATCGCTTCTGCGACTGGGATAAGTTGGTGGCCGTCGCCGTGCTGACGGCCATCAACCTGCTGGTCTACCTGGCCGACCTGGTGTACTCCGCCCGGCTCATCTTCATCCAGGCCTAG
- the TMEM143 gene encoding transmembrane protein 143 isoform X1, giving the protein MVPWRNLKSLPRPDSWERMQQRNRLALARDMAAGRRMLGVAWAALGTGVPGPPRRGTASLASRMAEYRRMWKPVEPQGWAEQYRERFIPFTKGQLVSTLLKEFHSSSDAERASFLTFVARVDSSLLHRYHSLLVRLQALYDPINPDRDTLPELALSDTERLAKERQVLAELEPVLDQANFNSLSEDALAYALIVHHPQDDVQVSVNLDQYEYIRFWALGQRVGVLPIKSTLGPRKGLFGTARTPAERHYFKRVLVAARPRNAHLVLKCFKDIPLEALEQLLPAVRIRTSIFYKTLLNVTLVVSGLVLFVNVGMVVLSDLKIGTSFLLLCFAAFMTFRAWKVFGQRRNIHSLELAHMLYYRSTSNNSELLGALVLRAQEEHAKELILAHSFLGRLPARPPHSLADPEIVAGLQEHVQSWLQLHSGLEVSFCADRACRHLLSLEGGHQADPAMAPGSH; this is encoded by the exons ATGGTGCCATGGAGGAATCTGAAGAGTCTCCCAAGACCTGACTCCTGGGAACGGATGCAACAGAGAAACAGGCTCGCACTGGCCAGGGATATGGCCGCTGGGCGGCG GATGCTGGGTGTGGCTTGGGCCGCCCTGGGGACAGGGGTGCCGGGGCCGCCCCGCCGCGGCACGGCCTCCCTCGCCTCCCGGATGGCAGAGTACCGGAGGATGTGGAAGCCTGTGGAGCCCCAGGGGTGGGCTGAGCAATACAGGGAGCGGTTCATCCCCTTCACCAAGGGGCAGCTGGTCAGCACCCTTCTCAAG GAGTTCCACTCTTCCAGCGACGCCGAGCGCGCCTCCTTCCTGACCTTCGTGGCGCGGGtggactcttccctcctgcatCGCTACCATTCCCTCCTGGTGCGCTTGCAG GCTCTCTATGACCCCATTAACCCCGACCGGGACACCCTGCCAGAGTTGGCTCTGAGCGACACCGAGCGACTGGCTAAGGAGCGGCAGGTCCTGGCTGAGCTGGAACCGGTGCTGGATCAAGCCAACTTCAACAGCCTGTCGGAGGATGCCCTAGCCTACGCCCTCATCGTGCATCACCCTCAGGATGACGTCCAg GTTTCGGTCAACCTGGATCAGTACGAGTACATCCGGTTCTGGGCCCTTGGCCAGCGTGTTGGAGTCCTCCCCATTAAATCCACGCTGGGGCCTCGGAAGGGGCTGTTCGGCACGGCACGGACCCCCGCGGAAAG GCATTATTTCAAGCGGGTGCTGGTGGCGGCCCGGCCCAGGAACGCCCACCTGGTGCTGAAGTGCTTCAAGGACATCCCCTTGGAGGcgctggagcagctgctgccggCCGTGAGGATCCGCACGTCCATCTTCTACAAGACGCTGCTGAACGTCACGCTGGTGGTGAGCGGGCTGGTCCTCTTCGTCAACGTCGGCATGGTGGTGCTGTCCGACCTCAAGATCGGCACCAGTTTCCTGCTGCTCTGTTTCGCCGCCTTCATGACCTTCCGCGCCTGGAAG GTGTTCGGGCAGCGGCGGAACATCCACTCCCTGGAGCTGGCGCACATGCTGTATTACCGCAGCACCTCCAACAACtcggagctgctgggggcgctggtGCTGCGGGCGCAGGAGGAGCATGCCAAGGAGCTGATCCTGGCACACAGCTTCCTGGGCCGgctgccagcccggcccccgcacAGCCTTGCAG acCCTGAGATCGTGGCTGGCCTTCAGGAGCACGTCCAGtcgtggctgcagctccactcggGCCTGGAAGTCTCCTTCTGCGCCGACCGCGCCTGCCGGCACCTGCTCAGCCTAGAGGGGGGACACCAGGCCGATCCTGCCATGGCCCCTGGGTCCCACTGA
- the ODAD1 gene encoding outer dynein arm-docking complex subunit 1 isoform X2, which translates to MPLHRSASSTRSEGSDLDLEGIAESELAKLQRQFRLLEGDRHAYTLQSQETIRKQLADLQRLEKERKGLLWDLRVAEGRANRQREQEQAGSLRTLLRNQDQVEEQAAAERRTVTQLDQEIRSWEKRLAGLAKQAGSAGVSQRHKAQGQRRVRTLENQLDKELQETRKAIGAVIDSSSSAFDARDEAQTKLGQLREKAEKDLAQHGAEMKELQRVLDHDRRLRHFLDVKVQERTFTQEALEAKRRREQEEAEGKHRDPREELLESYEAAFKQIQQMTGEDDLDVLVEKFIAVEDRNFAQFNYVNEQNNELERLGERIAQVRREIQAARVQDEQEQQEQRAQTQALEMQQEAVVQEAQQLLSKEKVARKTLEQLKEGIRSLFRKLDCQCSALDEALGGSAVVRDGNIPVFLGLLEQRAHELLAMRSYLASKNYDLPYDPEETARLLLGQMAGYAPTAYPLRPPTAGEEYEAGSEEEERPLTHSELRDRILREVLSKEETPSPKKTQFTEPGGLRAAGGARRPMEA; encoded by the exons atgccGCTGCACCGATCTGCCTCGAGTACCCGCTCGGAGGGCAGCGACCTGGACCTGGAGGGCATCG ctgagagCGAGCTGGCCAAGCTGCAGCGCCAGTTCCGGCTGCTAGAGGGTGACCGCCATGCCTACACCCTGCAGTCCCAGGAGACCATCCGCAAGCAGCT GGCCGACCTGCAGCGGCTAGAGAAGGAGCGGAAGGGGCTGCTGTGGGACCTGCGGGTGGCGGAGGGCCGTGCCAACAGGCagcgggagcaggagcaggccggCAGCCTACGCACCCTGCTGCGGAACCAGGACCAGGTGGAGGAGCAGGCGGCTGCCGAGAGGAGGACGGTGACCCAGCTAGACCAGGAG ATCCGGAGCTGGGAGAAGCGGCTGGCAGGGCTGGCGAAGCAGGCGGGCAGTGCAGGAGTCAGCCAGCGGCACAAGGCCCAGGGCCAGAGGAGGGTGCGCACCCTGGAGAACCAGCTGGATAAG gagctgcaggagacgCGGAAAGCCATTGGAGCCGTGATCGACTCCTCCTCCTCGGCCTTTGATGCTAG GGATGAGGCCCAGACCAAGCTGGGGCAGCTGAGGGAGAAGGCGGAGAAGGACTTGGCCCAGCATGGGGCCGAGATGAAGGAGCTGCagcgggtcctggaccacgaccGGCGCTTACGCCACTTCCTGGATGTCAAGGTGCAGGAGCGGACGTTCACCCAGGAGGCGCTGGAGGCCAAGCGCAGGAGAG AGCAAGAGGAGGCCGAGGGGAAGCACCGGGACCCCAGGGAGGAGCTGCTGGAGTCCTATGAAGCTGCCTTCAAGCAGATCCAACAGATGACAGGGGAGGACGACCTGGATGTGCTGGTGGAGAAATTCATAGCAG ttgAGGACCGGAATTTCGCCCAGTTCAACTACGTCAACGAGCAGAACAACGAGCTGGAGCGACTGGGGGAGCGGATCGCCCAG GTGCGCCGGGAGATCCAGGCGGCGCGGGTCCAGGacgagcaggagcagcaggagcagcgGGCGCAGACCCAGGCGCTGGAGATGCAGCAGGAGGCTGTCGTGCAGGAGGCCCAGCAGCTGCTGAGCAAAGAGAAGGTGGCCAGGAAAACCCTGGAACAGCTCAAAGAGG GGATCAGGTCGCTGTTCAGGAAGCTGGACTGTCAGTGCTCGGCGCTGGACGAGGCACTGGGGGGCTCGGCCGTGGTGCGGGATGGGAACATCCCCGTGTTCCTGGGTCTCCTGGAGCAGCGGGCCCACGAGCTGTTGGCCATGCGCTCCTACCTGGCCTCCAAG AACTACGATCTGCCCTACGACCCCGAAGAGACGGCTCGACTGCTCCTGGGGCAGATGGCAGGTTACGCCCCCACAGCGTACCCCCTGCGGCCCCCCACTGCTGG GGAGGAATATGAAGCTGGGAGTGAGGAAGAGGAGCGACCCCTCACCCACAGTGAACTGAGAGACCGCATCCTCCGGGAG GTGCTGAGCAAGGAGGAGACACCGTCCCCCAAGAAGACCCAGTTCACCGAGCCGGGGGGGCTGCGGGCGGCTGGGGGGGCCCGGCGGCCCATGGAGGCCTGA
- the TMEM143 gene encoding transmembrane protein 143 isoform X2: MVPWRNLKSLPRPDSWERMQQRNRMLGVAWAALGTGVPGPPRRGTASLASRMAEYRRMWKPVEPQGWAEQYRERFIPFTKGQLVSTLLKEFHSSSDAERASFLTFVARVDSSLLHRYHSLLVRLQALYDPINPDRDTLPELALSDTERLAKERQVLAELEPVLDQANFNSLSEDALAYALIVHHPQDDVQVSVNLDQYEYIRFWALGQRVGVLPIKSTLGPRKGLFGTARTPAERHYFKRVLVAARPRNAHLVLKCFKDIPLEALEQLLPAVRIRTSIFYKTLLNVTLVVSGLVLFVNVGMVVLSDLKIGTSFLLLCFAAFMTFRAWKVFGQRRNIHSLELAHMLYYRSTSNNSELLGALVLRAQEEHAKELILAHSFLGRLPARPPHSLADPEIVAGLQEHVQSWLQLHSGLEVSFCADRACRHLLSLEGGHQADPAMAPGSH, from the exons ATGGTGCCATGGAGGAATCTGAAGAGTCTCCCAAGACCTGACTCCTGGGAACGGATGCAACAGAGAAACAG GATGCTGGGTGTGGCTTGGGCCGCCCTGGGGACAGGGGTGCCGGGGCCGCCCCGCCGCGGCACGGCCTCCCTCGCCTCCCGGATGGCAGAGTACCGGAGGATGTGGAAGCCTGTGGAGCCCCAGGGGTGGGCTGAGCAATACAGGGAGCGGTTCATCCCCTTCACCAAGGGGCAGCTGGTCAGCACCCTTCTCAAG GAGTTCCACTCTTCCAGCGACGCCGAGCGCGCCTCCTTCCTGACCTTCGTGGCGCGGGtggactcttccctcctgcatCGCTACCATTCCCTCCTGGTGCGCTTGCAG GCTCTCTATGACCCCATTAACCCCGACCGGGACACCCTGCCAGAGTTGGCTCTGAGCGACACCGAGCGACTGGCTAAGGAGCGGCAGGTCCTGGCTGAGCTGGAACCGGTGCTGGATCAAGCCAACTTCAACAGCCTGTCGGAGGATGCCCTAGCCTACGCCCTCATCGTGCATCACCCTCAGGATGACGTCCAg GTTTCGGTCAACCTGGATCAGTACGAGTACATCCGGTTCTGGGCCCTTGGCCAGCGTGTTGGAGTCCTCCCCATTAAATCCACGCTGGGGCCTCGGAAGGGGCTGTTCGGCACGGCACGGACCCCCGCGGAAAG GCATTATTTCAAGCGGGTGCTGGTGGCGGCCCGGCCCAGGAACGCCCACCTGGTGCTGAAGTGCTTCAAGGACATCCCCTTGGAGGcgctggagcagctgctgccggCCGTGAGGATCCGCACGTCCATCTTCTACAAGACGCTGCTGAACGTCACGCTGGTGGTGAGCGGGCTGGTCCTCTTCGTCAACGTCGGCATGGTGGTGCTGTCCGACCTCAAGATCGGCACCAGTTTCCTGCTGCTCTGTTTCGCCGCCTTCATGACCTTCCGCGCCTGGAAG GTGTTCGGGCAGCGGCGGAACATCCACTCCCTGGAGCTGGCGCACATGCTGTATTACCGCAGCACCTCCAACAACtcggagctgctgggggcgctggtGCTGCGGGCGCAGGAGGAGCATGCCAAGGAGCTGATCCTGGCACACAGCTTCCTGGGCCGgctgccagcccggcccccgcacAGCCTTGCAG acCCTGAGATCGTGGCTGGCCTTCAGGAGCACGTCCAGtcgtggctgcagctccactcggGCCTGGAAGTCTCCTTCTGCGCCGACCGCGCCTGCCGGCACCTGCTCAGCCTAGAGGGGGGACACCAGGCCGATCCTGCCATGGCCCCTGGGTCCCACTGA
- the TMEM143 gene encoding transmembrane protein 143 isoform X3 — MRRLSMSTPPCPRMLGVAWAALGTGVPGPPRRGTASLASRMAEYRRMWKPVEPQGWAEQYRERFIPFTKGQLVSTLLKEFHSSSDAERASFLTFVARVDSSLLHRYHSLLVRLQALYDPINPDRDTLPELALSDTERLAKERQVLAELEPVLDQANFNSLSEDALAYALIVHHPQDDVQVSVNLDQYEYIRFWALGQRVGVLPIKSTLGPRKGLFGTARTPAERHYFKRVLVAARPRNAHLVLKCFKDIPLEALEQLLPAVRIRTSIFYKTLLNVTLVVSGLVLFVNVGMVVLSDLKIGTSFLLLCFAAFMTFRAWKVFGQRRNIHSLELAHMLYYRSTSNNSELLGALVLRAQEEHAKELILAHSFLGRLPARPPHSLADPEIVAGLQEHVQSWLQLHSGLEVSFCADRACRHLLSLEGGHQADPAMAPGSH, encoded by the exons GATGCTGGGTGTGGCTTGGGCCGCCCTGGGGACAGGGGTGCCGGGGCCGCCCCGCCGCGGCACGGCCTCCCTCGCCTCCCGGATGGCAGAGTACCGGAGGATGTGGAAGCCTGTGGAGCCCCAGGGGTGGGCTGAGCAATACAGGGAGCGGTTCATCCCCTTCACCAAGGGGCAGCTGGTCAGCACCCTTCTCAAG GAGTTCCACTCTTCCAGCGACGCCGAGCGCGCCTCCTTCCTGACCTTCGTGGCGCGGGtggactcttccctcctgcatCGCTACCATTCCCTCCTGGTGCGCTTGCAG GCTCTCTATGACCCCATTAACCCCGACCGGGACACCCTGCCAGAGTTGGCTCTGAGCGACACCGAGCGACTGGCTAAGGAGCGGCAGGTCCTGGCTGAGCTGGAACCGGTGCTGGATCAAGCCAACTTCAACAGCCTGTCGGAGGATGCCCTAGCCTACGCCCTCATCGTGCATCACCCTCAGGATGACGTCCAg GTTTCGGTCAACCTGGATCAGTACGAGTACATCCGGTTCTGGGCCCTTGGCCAGCGTGTTGGAGTCCTCCCCATTAAATCCACGCTGGGGCCTCGGAAGGGGCTGTTCGGCACGGCACGGACCCCCGCGGAAAG GCATTATTTCAAGCGGGTGCTGGTGGCGGCCCGGCCCAGGAACGCCCACCTGGTGCTGAAGTGCTTCAAGGACATCCCCTTGGAGGcgctggagcagctgctgccggCCGTGAGGATCCGCACGTCCATCTTCTACAAGACGCTGCTGAACGTCACGCTGGTGGTGAGCGGGCTGGTCCTCTTCGTCAACGTCGGCATGGTGGTGCTGTCCGACCTCAAGATCGGCACCAGTTTCCTGCTGCTCTGTTTCGCCGCCTTCATGACCTTCCGCGCCTGGAAG GTGTTCGGGCAGCGGCGGAACATCCACTCCCTGGAGCTGGCGCACATGCTGTATTACCGCAGCACCTCCAACAACtcggagctgctgggggcgctggtGCTGCGGGCGCAGGAGGAGCATGCCAAGGAGCTGATCCTGGCACACAGCTTCCTGGGCCGgctgccagcccggcccccgcacAGCCTTGCAG acCCTGAGATCGTGGCTGGCCTTCAGGAGCACGTCCAGtcgtggctgcagctccactcggGCCTGGAAGTCTCCTTCTGCGCCGACCGCGCCTGCCGGCACCTGCTCAGCCTAGAGGGGGGACACCAGGCCGATCCTGCCATGGCCCCTGGGTCCCACTGA
- the EMP3 gene encoding epithelial membrane protein 3 isoform X2: protein MSFLLFAISALHVFILVLLFVATLDKSWWVLPDDETVNLWYDCLYDNNTQSWVCASVADSQWLHAVQALMVLAMLFSSFAFVLFMYQLYTMERGGLFYATGVCQLLACISVFTAALIYTIHVGKFHLDRQPGGSFGYCFVLAWLAFPLALLSGVMYIHLRKRE, encoded by the exons atgAGCTTCCTCCTCTTTGCCATCTCGGCCCTGCACGTCTTCATCCTCGTGCTGCTCTTCGTCGCCACTCTGGACAAG tcgTGGTGGGTGCTGCCGGATGATGAGACTGTCAATCTGTGGTATGACTGTCTGTACGACAACAACACCCAGAGCTGGGTGTGCGCCTCTGTTGCCGACAGCC AGTGGCTCCATGCCGTCCAAGCCCTCATGGTCCTGGCTATGCTCTTCTCCAGCTTTGCCTTCGTCCTCTTCATGTACCAGCTCTACACCATGGAGCGCGGAGGGCTCTTCTATGCCACCGGCGTCTGCCAGCTCTTGGCCT GTATCTCGGTGTTCACAGCCGCCTTGATCTACACCATCCACGTGGGCAAATTTCACCTGGACCGGCAGCCGGGTGGCTCCTTCGGCTACTGCTTCGTGCTGGCCTGGCTGGCCTTCCCCCTGGCGCTGCTCAGCGGCGTCATGTACATCCACCTCCGCAAGAGGGAGTGA